The Mercenaria mercenaria strain notata chromosome 8, MADL_Memer_1, whole genome shotgun sequence genome has a segment encoding these proteins:
- the LOC123566120 gene encoding uncharacterized protein LOC123566120 — MFGLTKDFTMPSVVLALALSISLLVECTDIHGNAIMDTTFKKERGKFHLTTRGYNKGLSVPARSINITNNLNITPRNNVFRQKIKTLKETACKVELESGCIKKFRHIVYYSEANFVYLKLVPNAGVNITGSKLIVGENLWVWTFYGKEGGLEILNWPIEFGIWSMGLLSSYVMKEPMTMELSHVSGNCSNLKVGERSSDEAISNALVNLTTIMLPFGEKYGPSFYCYKSRVYIDPHFVYMLCKHIVCPIEAIKYNCCSYFYNTTLQDREVSCREQEFKYDPVNWILPTVVSILLFGFCPIFILYVGHLVADEGRGHLKGTLHNVIENTRDESISTTERLVLLDEHHHVTLSKTLCLPMKNCSFNAYSKASVPCQIIFSRVWRIILPFLSLVIIGLQVCLDYWYLYSFVETSIKKGVPLGFRSVLAGYKESKLNFLPYLGGPFVAVGIYIFITSALLVIPASVSELLLKGLQINNVDETYSPLCMRLRSIEMFGSISIRRRHGYFKMYSVFMAQFFMLLNSKFWMHVVNVQYDRWKKYSCSKLCLLFIPVYIIVCIIEIAFCVIIYGYPVISFALMIIKAYCGKLWNPNANRKFPLRIFIFVFTVVLIVSVMYFLFMFGTIFMDACLFLTRVVVFTFTGIVIYPKVSYGYLIFTFTVFYYIWESIQEYSNVYQRLLKDTIATCESLQRANDSEKLVMRSGDYKAIKESLFEHVIENHFPRRKQVFLSVLKVGVILTILGLSINVLSETDGFRELHVIMHVGTALFVCALPQILKSMCRDHGAKFKQKRFRRELADTITSYTGYRSVDSSDSDLD, encoded by the coding sequence GACTTCACAATGCCTTCCGTTGTACTTGCCTTGGCACTGTCCATCAGTCTATTAGTAGAATGCACAGATATACACGGGAATGCAATAATGGACACGACATTCAAGAAAGAGCGGGGAAAATTTCACTTGACTACCAGAGGTTACAACAAGGGTTTGTCGGTACCTGCCAGAAGTATTAACATAACAAACAACTTGAACATAACACCAAGAAATAACGTTTTCAGACAGAAAATCAAGACATTGAAAGAAACTGCATGTAAAGTTGAATTAGAAAGCGGGTGCATCAAGAAATTCAGACACATAGTCTATTATTCCGAAGCAAATTTCGTTTATTTGAAGCTTGTACCAAATGCAGGTGTAAATATCACAGGGAGCAAGCTTATTGTTGGCGAAAACCTCTGGGTATGGACATTTTACGGAAAGGAAGGTGGTCTCGAGATTTTGAACTGGCCTATAGAGTTTGGGATCTGGTCGATGGGATTGCTGTCTAGTTACGTCATGAAAGAACCAATGACGATGGAACTGTCACATGTATCTGGGAACTGTTCAAACTTAAAAGTCGGAGAAAGGAGTAGTGACGAAGCTATCAGCAATGCATTAGTAAATCTAACCACAATAATGCTGCCGTTTGGAGAAAAATACGGACCAAGTTTCTACTGTTATAAATCTAGAGTTTACATTGATCCACATTTCGTTTACATGTTGTGTAAGCATATTGTTTGTCCCATTGAAGCCATCAAGTACAACTGTTGTTCTTACTTTTATAACACAACATTGCAGGACAGAGAGGTTAGCTGTAGAGAGCAGGAATTTAAATATGACCCAGTGAACTGGATTCTACCCACTGTAGTGTCTATATTGTTGTTTGGGTTTTGTCCTATCTTTATTCTATACGTCGGTCACTTGGTAGCAGACGAAGGCAGAGGTCATCTAAAGGGAACCTTGCATAACGTTATAGAAAACACCAGGGACGAAAGTATTAGTACTACGGAACGACTAGTTTTATTGGACGAACACCATCACGTGACCCTTTCCAAAACGCTTTGTTTGCCAATGAAAAATTGTTCCTTTAATGCATATTCAAAGGCTTCAGTGCCTTGTCAGATTATTTTCAGCAGGGTTTGGCGAATAATTTTACCATTTCTCAGTTTGGTTATCATAGGTTTGCAAGTGTGTCTGGATTACTGGTATCTGTATTCATTTGTCGAAACAAGTATTAAGAAAGGGGTTCCTTTGGGTTTCCGGTCTGTGTTAGCAGGGTATAAAGAGAGTAAACTAAACTTTTTACCATATCTAGGTGGTCCCTTTGTTGCTGTTggcatatatattttcataacgAGTGCATTGCTGGTGATCCCAGCCTCTGTGTCGGAATTACTTTTGAAAGGTCTCCAAATCAACAATGTAGATGAAACGTATTCCCCTTTGTGCATGAGACTTAGATCAATCGAAATGTTTGGTTCAATAAGTATCAGGAGAAGACATGGATACTTCAAAATGTACAGTGTGTTTATGGCGCAGTTCTTTATGCTTCTCAATAGTAAATTCTGGATGCACGTAGTTAACGTGCAATATGACCGTTGGAAGAAATACTCTTGCTCGAAACTATGCCTTCTGTTTATACCGGTTTACATCATTGTTTGCATCATTGAAATAGCATTTTGCGTTATAATATATGGTTATCCCGTCATTTCCTTTGCTCTAATGATCATTAAAGCATACTGCGGAAAACTTTGGAATCCAAATGCCAATCGGAAATTTCCACtgagaatttttatttttgtatttacgGTTGTTCTGATAGTGTCtgttatgtattttctttttatgtttggcACAATTTTCATGGATGCCTGTCTGTTTTTAACCAGGGTAGTCGTTTTCACATTCACTGGGATAGTTATCTACCCTAAAGTGTCCTACGGATATCTTATTTTCACTTTCACCGTTTTCTATTACATCTGGGAAAGTATTCAGGAGTATTCTAACGTTTACCAACGTCTGCTCAAGGATACAATCGCTACATGTGAGAGTTTACAGAGAGCCAATGACTCGGAAAAACTTGTTATGAGAAGCGGGGATTACAAGGCGATAAAAGAATCGCTGTTTGAACAcgtcattgaaaaccattttcctAGGCGGAAGCAAGTGTTCCTGTCAGTTCTAAAAGTCGGCGTGATTCTAACTATTTTGGGACTGTCTATAAATGTTCTGTCGGAAACCGATGGATTCCGTGAACTCCATGTCATAATGCATGTTGGTACAGCTCTGTTTGTTTGTGCTTTGCCGCAAATTCTGAAATCTATGTGTCGAGATCATGGTGCGAAGTTTAAGCAGAAACGATTTC